In one window of Micrococcales bacterium DNA:
- a CDS encoding type II toxin-antitoxin system Phd/YefM family antitoxin, whose protein sequence is MRNTLVPVSQARNRLTELLNEARENDVYLLKHGKPVGVLLSIDRYEAMQDIIEEVDCVAAARAADAEESVPFNRDEYARAGWASKPLLAPTGARLVPSSSRAWPTLAWPRRLCLIASAT, encoded by the coding sequence GTGAGGAACACCTTGGTGCCCGTTTCCCAGGCCCGCAACCGGCTGACCGAGTTGCTCAACGAGGCCCGCGAGAACGATGTTTACCTCCTCAAACACGGCAAGCCCGTCGGTGTGCTGTTATCTATTGACCGCTATGAGGCAATGCAAGACATCATCGAAGAGGTCGATTGCGTCGCGGCCGCGCGGGCAGCCGATGCCGAGGAGTCAGTTCCCTTCAACCGCGACGAGTACGCCCGAGCCGGATGGGCTTCTAAGCCTCTTTTGGCCCCCACAGGGGCACGATTGGTACCCAGCTCGTCGCGTGCGTGGCCAACCCTCGCCTGGCCACGCCGTCTATGCTTGATCGCAAGCGCCACATAG
- a CDS encoding DUF4190 domain-containing protein → MESACLALIAIGLAAIYLRLRRRPAAAYLLLFGAFPFAVVLAGLSFLIQWEVLRRWEVLRWNWVMGDGGLFATALLTVVGTVALTDWLASRPRWIRTQEERQAKREQRQAAEAADQPARRSAAVAAQPVFTADGAQAIDAEGRPLFTAPVMPSAAPPAAGTNPMAVVALVLGILGVTVLPIIFGHLARAQIRRTGQAGAGVALAGLILGYVTTVIAIGLLIFFLVIASKTSTYY, encoded by the coding sequence TTGGAGTCTGCCTGTCTTGCGCTGATCGCAATTGGCCTGGCCGCCATCTACCTCCGTCTGCGCCGCCGTCCAGCTGCCGCCTACTTGCTGCTCTTTGGAGCCTTTCCGTTCGCGGTGGTCCTTGCTGGTCTGTCTTTCTTGATTCAGTGGGAGGTACTCCGCAGGTGGGAGGTACTCCGCTGGAATTGGGTTATGGGCGACGGCGGCCTATTTGCCACAGCTTTGCTTACCGTGGTGGGAACCGTGGCGCTGACGGACTGGCTGGCCTCCCGGCCTCGTTGGATTCGGACCCAAGAGGAACGCCAGGCCAAGCGGGAGCAGCGGCAAGCAGCGGAGGCGGCAGATCAGCCAGCCAGGCGTTCAGCGGCGGTTGCGGCCCAGCCTGTTTTCACGGCCGATGGCGCACAGGCCATTGACGCCGAAGGCCGGCCTTTGTTCACCGCCCCAGTCATGCCCTCAGCCGCCCCACCTGCGGCTGGAACCAACCCGATGGCCGTTGTCGCGCTGGTACTTGGCATCCTTGGTGTAACGGTTTTGCCGATCATCTTTGGCCACCTAGCCCGGGCCCAAATCCGCCGGACCGGCCAGGCCGGCGCCGGCGTGGCCCTGGCCGGCCTGATCCTTGGCTACGTCACCACCGTC